Below is a genomic region from Isosphaeraceae bacterium EP7.
GCCCTCCAGCGACAGGTCCCGCGACTCATCTTCCCGCTCGTGAAGGACTTCGCCGGCATCAAGGGGAGTCCGGTCTATGAGTCGTTCGCGAGCGGGGAATGCGAGTATCTCCGGTTCGTCCTCCAGAAAACTCCTCGACCGACATGAACCGGGCTCTTCCTTCCCTCATCCCTCCCGATCCGCGGGTAGCCATGGCTGGCGAGGCCGGATCCCAACCGTTTCGACATCCATCAGGATCATCAGGAACTCTCCGCGATGAATCATCGACGAATTTCCCCACGTCCATCACGACTCGCCCGGGCGATGCTGCTGGCTTTGTCTTGCTGGCTCCTCCCTGCCTCGACGTCCCCCGCGCAGACCGTCCCCCTGAAATTCGTCCGCACCGCCCCCTCCGGCTTCGGCGACCGTCAGAATAGCTACCCCTGGTCGATGCAGTGGTTCAAGGGGAGCCTCTACGTCGGCACGAATCGGAATTTCCAGTGCGTCGAGAACGCGACCTCGGCCTTCTATTTCCCCATCCTAAAGCCGCTGCAAGCGATCTTCGCCGACCCCGACACCCCTTGCCCGGGCGATCCCACCGACCTGGATCTGAGGGCCGAGGTCTGGAAGTACACCCCGGCCACCGCGGCCTGGACTCGCGTCTATCAGTCGGACACGCTGCCGAACCCGTTGGCCCCCGGAAAGCAAGTGGCCCGCGATATCGGCTACCGCGATATGGTCACCTTCCGGGAGAAGGACGGCACCGAGTCGCTCTATCTCGTCGGCTGTAGCGCACGGGAATACACGCCGGGCTTGCCGCCGCCGCGGATCCTTCGAATGACCATCGTTGGCAGCAAGGAGGTCTTCCAGCCGATTCCGCAGGACCGCGGGACGTTCATGGGCGACATCAACGCCATCACCTTCCGCGCCACCGCAGTCTATAACAACAAGCTCTATATCACCGCCAGCCCCGGCCTCACCGGAGACGGCTACGTGATCGAGTCCGACGATCCTCGACTCGGCAATAATAGCTTCCGCCAGGTCACGGACACGGCCCTTCATGTGTATGAAATGTCGGTTTTCAACGGGCGTCTCTATCTGGGGGCCGGCGACTCTCAGACGGGTTACTCGGTCTGGAGGACCGACGCCACCGGTCCCGTCCCCTATTCGCTCACGCCGGTGGTGACCGACGGGGCCGGCCGCGGCAAGGTGATGACGTCGGTTGTCAGCATGTATCCGTTCAAGGGGCGGCTCTACGTCGGCAGCGCGGGCTGGTATTCGACGCTCCTCCCCTCATCGGAACTGATCCGGATCAATCCGAATGACAGCTGGGACCTCATCTCGGGTAATCCACGGTTCACGAACCGAGGCCTCCTCTTCCCGCTCAGCGGTCTGTCCGACGGTTTCGGAAACCCGTTCAATGCCCATATCTGGCGGATGCAGGAGCACAACGGGACGCTCTACGCCGGGACGAACGACGACAGCTGGGGATTCAGGCGCACCCCGCTGGACCCTTATTTTCGCGCTGAGTACGGGTTCGACCTCTTCTCGTCGCAAGACGGGGTTTACTGGGCGCCGATCACGCGAACCGGGTTTGGGAACCTTTTCAACTTCGGGCTCAGGACGTTTGCGTCGACCCCATCCGGGCTCTTCGTCGGCACCGTGAACTATGCGAAGGGGACGGAGATCTGGCTCGGCAACCCGACGACGAGCCCGCTCGCGAGGACCGGCCTCGTCGGCGGAGCGCCGGCCCTCGCTCGGTCGGCCCAGACCATCGCCGCTCCGGCTCGGGTCGAGGCGGAACTCCAGGGCGACAGGGCCGTCCTCTCATGGGAACCCGCCGCCGACGCGGTCCGCTTCCGCGTCTTCCGCTCGACCCACCAGGTGGCCGACATCGGCCCGATGCTGGGCCTGAATCGGCGACCCGAATTCGTCGATGCTCAAGGGAATTCTGAGGAAGTCTTGAGCGAGAGTATTGAGGTGGTCGGCCCGTTCGAGCCCGTCGGCTCGACATCCCGCCCCTTCTTCCGCGACCGGATCCCGTCCGAGGAGGCTCGCTACTCGTATTACATCCAGGCGATCGACGCGTCGGGTCGGGTGTCGGCGACGTCGAATGTCGTGAGCTTCCCCGGGGTGGCCCCGCCCATCTCGTTCGACGAGACGCGGGCTGCGATCGCCGGTGTCCGGGACGGCTCGAAACGGAACGTGAGTGCAGGCGCGAGGTGGGTTGACCTCCTGGACGCGAGTCGGACGGCACTGGCCAGAGGAAATCTCGACGTCGCCCAGCGGCGACTGGAGGAGATCCGCCGTGGGCTCACCACGAATGAAGGGAATGCGCTCGACGCCCAGACCGTCGAATCCCTCGACGCGATGGTCGCGAGGCTGCTCCGTAGAGTTGGGCTAGCCAGGGCAGGGGCCCTGCCCGCGAAAATGCTTGCACGCTGATTCGATGGGGGCAATGTCGTCGCGGGATCGCGAATCGGGCGATCCCTGCGGCGACATGTTCCGATCGGGGGGAGGTCGGACGCGATGACCGGAACGATCGAGTCGGAAGCTCCGCGCGACCGGTCGGCGGGCACGATCCTGGCCATCTGGGCGGTGATTATTATTTCAATGAATTGTGTTCTATGGGTCTCCGGTGTCAAGCTTGATGGCCTGACCCACGCGGTGGAACTCGGCGTGGCCCGCGCCGAGTCCAGGGCGGTCGGTGAGGTGAGTGATGTCCAGATCCGCGAGGCGATCCATGATCAGCGCGAGACACTCTCGTTCTGGGTCACGCTTGCCATGATCGCCGATTTCGTCCTCGAGCCGCTTGCGCCCGCCCTCAGGGCGCTCGCAGTGGCGACGGCCCTGGGCGCCCTGGCGGCGCTCGTCGGGCGTCCAATTGGCTTCGGGCTCGCCCTCGGAGAATACGCGGCGTTGCAGGGGATCTGGGTGCTGGGGCTGGCCCTTCACGTGGCCCTTGTCCTCACGCTTCGAACCGATGAAATCGACACCTCGCTGGCGTTAGCCTTGCCGGCGGGGCGCTATCAGGCCGGGGTCTGGGTGCTCTTGCGGCAGGCCGATGCCTTCGCCCTCTGGGGCTGGACCGCGCTGGCGATGGCCGGGTGGCGACGGGGCCAGGCGAATCTCGCGACCTCCGGTCTGGTCTGCGCCCTGTTCGCTTTCACCGAGGCGGCGATCCGCGTCCTCATCACCATGACAGCCGGCGCGGCGATGCGCCTCATGCTGCTCCCCGACCGTCCTTGATGCGGGGGCCGCCCCCTAGGAGCCTGAGATGAGCGAACAAGGGATCGGCCACTGGGACAAGGACGTCGGACTCGACCCGCTGTTCTTCGACGACGAGGACCAATCAACCACCGAGCCCCTGACGGACGAGGCCTCAGGCGGCCCGCGATCGGCCTGCCTGTCCCCTTCGGTCGTCTATGTGTTCGTGCCTTGCGGGCCGCCCCCCCCGCTGGCGTCGATGCACCCGGACGGGACCTCGACGCCTGAATCCTCGGGGATCGATCCCGCAACCCTGATCGGTGAGATCATGAACCCTCAGGCCACTGCGAGTCGATCACGACCGGGCGCGCCGAATCAGGCGGCCGTCGATGGTCCTGGCGCGGGCGATCCGGCCTCCAAGAAACGCGAAACCCGTACCTACGACCCCGGGATCGCCGAGGGGCCGGCTCGCCGCCGCTCGGGCGCGGCCTGGGTTCGAACCCTGATCACCCTTGTGATCGGTGCGTCTCTCGTCGGGGGCTTGACGGCGGCGAATATCTGGCGAGAGCGCGGCTCGTTCGACCTCGACTGGCATCTGCTGAAGGTTCCCGCCGTCGAGCTGAGGACCGAGCTCCCGACGCGCGGGCCGATCGTCCGCAAGATCACGGCGCCGGGTGAGGTCGAGCCGATCGAGGAGGCGAAGGTCGGCTCCCAGATCTCGGGCCGGGTCGTCGCGGTCAACGTGAAATCAGGGGACTACGTCAAGGCGGGGCAAGTGCTCGTGCGCCTGGATGACGCAGACGCGCGGGCCCGACTCACATCATCGCAGGCCCGTTCCGGCCGGCTCAGGGCCGCGATCGACCAGGCCGAGACCGACCTGGCGAAGGCCAGCCGCGACCAGATGCAGTTCGGCAAGCTCGCGAACCGCGGATTCTCCGCCCCGAATGAGCTGGCCGATGCCCGTTCGCTCGTCTCCAAGTCCGAGGCGGCGTTGCAGATGTGCCGGCAGGAATTGTCCGAGAGCGAGGCCCTCTGGCAAATCAGCCGTGAGGAGTTGAAGCGGACCGAGATCCTCGCCCCGATCGACGGGGTCGTGGCGAGGGTCGACGTGGCCGTCGGAGAGATCGTGATCGCGGGCACGCCCAACCTCCCGGGCTCGATCCTGATGACCGTCAGTGATCTGACCCATATGCGCGTCTCCGCCGAGGTCGACGAGTCCGATATTCCCATGATCCTCCCCGGCCAGCGTGCCCGGGTCTTCCTCCAATCGGGCGGCCATCTGCCGATCGAAGCCACCGTGGACAAAGTGGCACCCAAGGGGAGGAAGAAGAACGACTCGGTCAGCTTCGAGACGAGGGTCAGCATCGACAAGCCCGACCCTGCGCTGCGAGCCGGGATGACCGCGACGGTCGAGATCGAGGTCCGCCGCGTACCCGACGCCTTCGGCTCGACCGTCCAGGCGGTCGTCCATCGTAAGCGAAAGGACCTGCCCGACACGCCCGAGGTCCGGGCCTGGGCCGAGCGCAACGCCCGGTCCCCTGGCGAGTCGGCACGCGACGCCAATTCTCGCTACATCAAAGTCGTCTTCGTGGCCGAGAAGGGGGTCGCACGCGCCAGGCCGGTGGAGACCGGGCTGAGCGATGAGCGCCGGGTCGAGATCCTCTCGGGGCTCGGGCCCGACGATCGCGTGGTCGTCGGCCCGTTCCGCGCCCTGGACGAGTTGAGGGACGGCCAGCCCGTCCGCGAGTCGACCGAGACGGGAGACCGTCGATGACGCTCGCCCGCCCGGTCATCCGTCTCGAGGGGATCACCAAGGAATATCGCGTGGGCGACGAGACCGTGCGCGCCCTCCGCGGGGTCGACCTCCTGATCCGCGAGAATGAGATGATCGCGATCATGGGCCCGTCGGGATCGGGGAAGTCGACGTTGATGAACATCCTCGGATGCCTGGACGTCCCCACCGCCGGGCGATACTGGCTCGACGGCGCCGACGTCTCGCGGTTCTCGCAGTCGGAGCTGGCGCGGATCCGAGGGCGACGGATCGGCTTCGTCTTCCAGACCTTCGAACTGATGCCCCGCCAGACCGCCCTGAAGAACGTCGAGCTCCCCTTGATTTACACCGGGGTGCCCGGACGTCGCGAGCGGGCCGCCGAGGCGCTCCGCAGGGTCGGCCTCGCCGACCGCATGGGGCATCGGCCGGCGCAGATGTCGGGCGGACAGCGGCAGCGCGTCGCGATCGCGCGTGCCCTGGCGCAGCAGCCCGCGATCCTCCTGGCCGACGAGCCGACGGGCAATCTGGATACCAGGACGGGTGAGGAGATTCTCGGCCTCTTCGCCGAGCTCCATGACCAGGGGCAGACGATCGTCATCGTCACCCACGAGCCCGACGTCGCCCGCCGATGCCGCCGGATCGTCCGCGTCCGGGACGGCTCGATCCAGGCCGATGTCACGGCGTCCCACCGCGAGCACTCGCCGGGCGGCTTCGCGGGGTCCATCTCATGATGGCGCTCGTTAACGTTGGCTGCGCCGTCGAGCAGCTCTGGGCGAACAAGTTGAGGTCGATGCTGACCATCCTGGGGATGGTGATCGCCGTGGCGTCGACGATCACCGTGGTCAGCGTGGTCCGCGGGTTTTCCGGCTTCGTCGGCGAGTTCCTCCAGGGGATGGGCACCAACGCGATGTGGGTCTGGCCCGAGCGGCCCGCCGGCGACCTCGGCAGCATGCTCGGGCAGATCGAGATGGACGTGCATGACATCGAGGAAGTCGAGAGCGTCTGCACGGCCCTCCGAGCCGTCTCACCCGTCGCCAGGCAGACGTCGGTCCTCGTCAGGAACGGCCGGGAGGAGGCCAAGTCCGCGCTGGAGGGCGTCTCCGCGGAATACCACGCGATCCGGAAGTTCTTCGTCGACGTCGGCAGGCCGTTCGCGCTGGTCGACGTGGAGCAGGGCCACCAGGTCTGCGTGCTCGGGCGAGAGGTCTTGCGCAACCTCAATGCAGACGACGGGCTGGTCGGCGGGACGGTGCTCATCGACGGTCATCGATTCCGGGTGATCGGGCTTCTCAAGGAGAAAGGAGACGTCCTCGGGTCGAGTCAGGATGACCTCGTCCTGATCCCCTACACGACGGCCCTGAAGATCTACCCCGCGTTCCGGCGGAAGATCGCCTTCGCCGCGATGGCGGTCTCGGAAGAAGCCGTGCCCGAGGCCCGTTCTCAGATCGTCAATCTGTTGCGCCGACGCCACGGCCTTGGCGCCTCGCAACCGAATGATTTCAGCATCAGGACACAGGACGAGATCCTGGGCATCTTCAACAACGTGAGCCTCCTTGCCTCTGCGATGCTGGCCGGGATCGTCGGGATCTCGCTCCTGGTCAGCGGGATCGGGATCATGAACATGATGCTCGTCAGCGTCACCGAACGCACGCGCGAGGTCGGCCTGAGGAAAGCCCTCGGCGCCCGCCGGCGCGACATCCTCACGCAGTTCCTCGCCGAGGCGGTGATCCTCAGCCTCGCCGGGGGGGGGCTCGGGGTCGCCCTCGGGTTCACCCTCTGCGCACTGGCGAGCGCCCATCCGAGGATGGTCGACATCATCGTCCCCTGGTGGGCCGTCGCGCTCGGCTTCGGCATCTCGGCCGGGACCGGGACCGTCTTCGGGCTCCTCCCCGCGATCAAGGCCGCCCTGCTCAATCCGATCGACGCATTGAGGAATGATTAATCGACGTCGTGCCCGCACCCCGTTGGTCTGATCGGATTTCCGGGATTCATTCGCGGGCAAACTGTCCGGGCGATTAACCCATCTTCCTTTGACAGGGAGGTCGTCCTGCGCATCGAAGCCACAAGACCGCCGAGCAGTTGGCCGAGCGCATCCGCGCCGAGCCGAGGACTCGCGTCGGACGTCGACTAATGGTCAGCCCGCCGTCCAAGTCGTTCCCCGCGTGCTCCTGTCCGAGCGCTAAGGGGCAGGCCTTGGTCGCTCGCGACGATTCCGACGGGCCCTGTCGCTTTGGACGACCGCCCCGGACGCTCTACTCCGACGAGCAAGAGTGTCAGGGCCCGGGCCGAGGGCGTCCGCCGCATCCGGGGACAGGAAGAGCGAGCCGAAGACCCCGTCGATCCCCTCATTGTGAGAGGGTCGAAGACGGGGTCGGGCACGGTTTCCTGGGGTCGGGCCATTCGATTCCGGTCGCTCAAATTTCTTTGAGAGGCTCGGTGGCATCGCCGAAGCGGTCGAGCTTGACGTCCATCTTGTTCATCATCGACAGGTAGAGTCGGCACATTTGCCGGTTCGACTCCTTGCTGTAGTCGAGGACCTTGCCGGTCACGATCTTGCCGCCGCCCCGTCCCAGCATCACGACGGGGAGCTGGGTGGCGTCGTGGCCGCCGCTCATCATGCTGGAGCACATCATCAGCATCGAGTTGTCGAGGGCGGTACGTTCGCCTTCCTGGATGGCGTCGAGCTTCCGGGCGATGTAGGCGAGCTGGCTGACGAAGAACTGATTCACCTTGAGCCAGTCGGCCGTGTCGGAGTGCGACAGGAGGTGATGAATCATGTAATCGACGCCCAGGTTCGGGAACCGGAGCGACGAGTGGTCGTTGTTCAGCTTGAGCGTGGTGATGCGCGTGGTGTCGGTCTGGAAGCCGAGGACGAGGATGTCGCACATCAGCCGCATGTGGTCGGCGATGTCCTGGGGAATGCCCTCGGGAGGCCGGGGGATATTGGGCTTGTCGAGCGTCGGCCGCCAGCCCTGAAGCTCTCCACGCTTGCCCGCCCCCTCGATCCGACGCTCCACGTCGCGGACCGATTCGAGGTATTCATCGAGCTTGATCTGGTCGGTCGTGCTGACCTGGCGGCGGAGGGCGCTGGCATCCTCCAGGACGGCGTCGAGGACGCTCTTGTCGCCCCGGCGCACCTCGTCCTTGAAGAGGCGATCGAAGGCGAGGGCGGGATAGAGCTCGAGCGGCGTCGGCGTGGTCGGAGAGGTCCACGAAATATGCGAGCTGTA
It encodes:
- a CDS encoding efflux RND transporter periplasmic adaptor subunit; amino-acid sequence: MSEQGIGHWDKDVGLDPLFFDDEDQSTTEPLTDEASGGPRSACLSPSVVYVFVPCGPPPPLASMHPDGTSTPESSGIDPATLIGEIMNPQATASRSRPGAPNQAAVDGPGAGDPASKKRETRTYDPGIAEGPARRRSGAAWVRTLITLVIGASLVGGLTAANIWRERGSFDLDWHLLKVPAVELRTELPTRGPIVRKITAPGEVEPIEEAKVGSQISGRVVAVNVKSGDYVKAGQVLVRLDDADARARLTSSQARSGRLRAAIDQAETDLAKASRDQMQFGKLANRGFSAPNELADARSLVSKSEAALQMCRQELSESEALWQISREELKRTEILAPIDGVVARVDVAVGEIVIAGTPNLPGSILMTVSDLTHMRVSAEVDESDIPMILPGQRARVFLQSGGHLPIEATVDKVAPKGRKKNDSVSFETRVSIDKPDPALRAGMTATVEIEVRRVPDAFGSTVQAVVHRKRKDLPDTPEVRAWAERNARSPGESARDANSRYIKVVFVAEKGVARARPVETGLSDERRVEILSGLGPDDRVVVGPFRALDELRDGQPVRESTETGDRR
- a CDS encoding ABC transporter permease, translating into MMALVNVGCAVEQLWANKLRSMLTILGMVIAVASTITVVSVVRGFSGFVGEFLQGMGTNAMWVWPERPAGDLGSMLGQIEMDVHDIEEVESVCTALRAVSPVARQTSVLVRNGREEAKSALEGVSAEYHAIRKFFVDVGRPFALVDVEQGHQVCVLGREVLRNLNADDGLVGGTVLIDGHRFRVIGLLKEKGDVLGSSQDDLVLIPYTTALKIYPAFRRKIAFAAMAVSEEAVPEARSQIVNLLRRRHGLGASQPNDFSIRTQDEILGIFNNVSLLASAMLAGIVGISLLVSGIGIMNMMLVSVTERTREVGLRKALGARRRDILTQFLAEAVILSLAGGGLGVALGFTLCALASAHPRMVDIIVPWWAVALGFGISAGTGTVFGLLPAIKAALLNPIDALRND
- a CDS encoding ABC transporter ATP-binding protein, which codes for MTLARPVIRLEGITKEYRVGDETVRALRGVDLLIRENEMIAIMGPSGSGKSTLMNILGCLDVPTAGRYWLDGADVSRFSQSELARIRGRRIGFVFQTFELMPRQTALKNVELPLIYTGVPGRRERAAEALRRVGLADRMGHRPAQMSGGQRQRVAIARALAQQPAILLADEPTGNLDTRTGEEILGLFAELHDQGQTIVIVTHEPDVARRCRRIVRVRDGSIQADVTASHREHSPGGFAGSIS
- a CDS encoding DUF1552 domain-containing protein; translated protein: MTNHRFSRRTMLRGLGVSMALPWLESRPVWGDVPVIKGGGSDAPVRLAVLFAGNGFHSKEWWAKGSGAGMELGQVLAPLNDFREKMLFIKGLYNEQALKGNIHSSQTGNILSGSPLASGGEIRSGTSVDQWLAATYGRSTKVPSLVLGCEKSNPSVHKNYSMLYSSHISWTSPTTPTPLELYPALAFDRLFKDEVRRGDKSVLDAVLEDASALRRQVSTTDQIKLDEYLESVRDVERRIEGAGKRGELQGWRPTLDKPNIPRPPEGIPQDIADHMRLMCDILVLGFQTDTTRITTLKLNNDHSSLRFPNLGVDYMIHHLLSHSDTADWLKVNQFFVSQLAYIARKLDAIQEGERTALDNSMLMMCSSMMSGGHDATQLPVVMLGRGGGKIVTGKVLDYSKESNRQMCRLYLSMMNKMDVKLDRFGDATEPLKEI